Proteins encoded together in one Polypterus senegalus isolate Bchr_013 chromosome 16, ASM1683550v1, whole genome shotgun sequence window:
- the LOC120516854 gene encoding chitin synthase chs-2-like isoform X2: MEKSEDKNDMEELRKKWDPFLLKPVIDEEEKPTKFLHFLNYLVSTVVGLLVFVFGFFSKASLLLMITVTGSNSSTVLNKPFCRLILGCMLVVPNVLTFMKSLWKAIFKTSEMPSRPAIAFVCLVDVLVAGGTAVLIVITMPHFDILNNTMILSGVCILPAAFQVAHQCLPFGFKLWTFIASLLSVFLVLVGYIFFFIHSINSPSPGIMVYTGIAIACTLLVSLNWWENFTAMLPSKHLKSIHGSLQKSRNMTYLLSSCVRIVVTGAVVGGYTYATEDGRFFTVPYRLDITISLFIIQVASSAFCRWFSVIASKMHFFRRCFAFPMVLMSPAVLAFFIMIFSDRYNHFQQDIGCPNCSLSLYCQQSSSYIGHGVKQAGELFRDISNNLCSKTGMADQQQVPLVLIGVSSLSFWAGLVLSTVYVWFTKLQRIERTSKLFVRRLYEAAFIDQSMLLNVRLCQTQSEETSSTSESREHVTIYLCATMWHETFDEMLKILTSLFRLDKYQPKQQSRRNKMSFEAHIVFDDAFEGKQRKLNRYAVNLVEVIQEVYRIFMEEESSIFSQDYKMPRQKMVRTPYGGRLCYSLPKGNDLYVHFKDTSKIRQKKRWSQIMYMYYLLGWKLTKKYFDNIENGDLKTLEERLLKEKHNTYVLALDGDTDFQPSALMLLVDRLRMYPQVGAACGRIHPTGIGPMVWYQKFEYAVGHWLQKTAEHVFGCVLCSPGCFSLFRGSALMDDNVIKRYTTKATEAAHYVQYDQGEDRWLCTLLLQQGWRVEYNAASDAYTNSPQEFKEFYNQRRRWGPSTLANTLDILNMGRQIARRNPSISRPYIVYQIILMASSILSPASICLMIAGAFRYVFEVEPNGSLCLAVLPAVLYIVVCYTTKAEIQIMVAAVLSVLYTFLMLATIISIVGDIISEQTFFTPTGIFLFSMTMMYTVTAMLHPQEFYILIYGLLYLITVPSAYLLLNIYAMVNMNNVSWGTREKQTPDISKPSSTSSKRDQDTNMWGFSCCSFGFHVSRNSKVSDTSETQQLIEVKSAEPAEDLMEMTDDEECWMHQLQDCSDQVEFDEVFLDQDETLFWKGLIKQYLLPVMEDEKTKQDIMKDLRSLRNKANLAYFLINSLWIVAMFFLQIVGNAVSIQIPKVYFNGSLAADTIPVDPVGLVLLLSFAGLLVTQFIAMVYHRLYTFIHLIAFIGTESSGPKEEHKLSKINFYDPDKLDF; this comes from the exons AAAAAAGTGGGACCCTTTCCTCCTTAAGCCAGTCATCGACGAGGAAGAGAAACCCACAAAGTTCCTCCACTTCTTGAACTACTTGGTGTCCACGGTGGTCGGGCTGCTGGTTTTCGTCTTTGGCTTCTTTAGTAAG GCTTCGCTCCTGCTCATGATCACAGTGACCGGCAGCAACTCCAGCACGGTGCTCAACAAGCCCTTCTGCAGGCTCATCCTCGGCTGCATGCTGGTTGTCCCCAACGTCCTGACATTTATGAAGAGTCTGTGGAAAGCCATCTTCAAAACCTCGGAGATGCCCTCCAGGCCTGCCATCGCTTTC GTGTGCCTGGTCGACGTGCTTGTCGCCGGTGGGACGGCAGTTCTCATCGTGATCACCATGCCTCACTTCGACATCCTTAACAACACGATGATACTGAGTGGCGTCTGCATTCTGCCCGCGGCTTTCCAAGTGGCCCATCAGTGTCTGCCCTTCGGCTTTAAGCTGTGGACCTTCATAGCCTCCCTGCTGTCCGTGTTCCTCGTACTCGTCGGGTACATCTTTTTCTTTATACATTCCATAAACAGCCCAAGTCCTGGCATTATGGTGTACACGGGCATTGCCATCGCCTGCACTTTACTGGTTTCCCTGAACTGGTGGGAGAATTTCACCGCAATGCTGCCCAGCAAACACCTGAAAAGCATTCATGGAAGCCTCcagaagtccagaaacatgaCATACCTGCTGTCGAGCTGCGTGCGCATCGTAGTGACTGGCGCCGTGGTGGGTGGCTACACCTATGCCACAGAGGACGGTCGGTTCTTCACCGTGCCTTACAGACTGGACATCACCATCAGCCTGTTCATCATTCAGGTGGCCTCCTCGGCGTTCTGCCGGTGGTTTTCGGTGATCGCCTCCAAAATGCACTTCTTCAGGCGCTGCTTTGCCTTCCCCATGGTCCTCATGAGCCCGGCGGTCTTGGCCTTCTTCATCATGATCTTCAGTGACCGCTACAATCACTTCCAGCAGGACATTGGCTGCCCCAACTGCTCCCTCAGCCTGTACTGCCAGCAGTCATCGTCTTACATTGGGCACGGCGTGAAGCAAGCGGGCGAGCTCTTCAGGGACATCAGCAACAATTTGTGCAGTAAAACAGGCATGGCAGACCAGCAGCAGGTACCCCTGGTCCTTATTGGAGTGTCGTCTTTGAGCTTCTGGGCAGGACTGGTACTCTCCACCGTATACGTCTGGTTTACCAAGTTACAGAGGATCGAGAGGACGTCAAAGCTGTTTGTGAGACGTCTGTACGAGGCGGCGTTCATCGACCAGTCCATGCTGCTGAACGTGCGGCTTTGCCAGACACAATCGGAGGAGACCTCATCTACCAGTGAAAGCAG GGAACACGTCACGATCTACCTGTGTGCGACGATGTGGCAcgagaccttcgatgaaatgctgAAGATTCTGACCTCTTTGTTCAG GCTTGACAAATATCAGCCAAAGCAACAGTCGAGGCGCAACAAGATGAGTTTCGAGGCCCACATTGTCTTTGATGACGCCTTTGAAGGAAAGCAGCGGAAACTGAACAGATACGCAGTCAACCTGGTGGAAGTCATTCAAGAAGTGTACCG AATTTTTATGGAGGAGGAGAGCTCCATCTTCAGTCAAGACTACAAAATGCCACGCCAGAAGATGGTGAGGACGCCTTACGGGGGTCGCCTGTGCTACTCGCTGCCCAAGGGTAACGACCTCTACGTCCACTTTAAGGACACCAGCAAGATCCGGCAGAAGAAGCGCTGGTCACAG ATCATGTACATGTATTACCTCCTCGGGTGGAAGCTCACCAAAAAGTATTTTGACAACATAGAAAATGGCGACTTGAAAACCTTGGAGGAGCGACTCCTG aaagaaaaacacaacacGTATGTCCTGGCCTTGGATGGGGACACGGACTTCCAGCCGTCTGCCCTGATGCTGTTGGTCGATCGTCTTCGGATGTACCCACAAGTGGGTGCCGCCTGTGGACGGATTCACCCGACAGGGATAG GACCCATGGTGTGGTACCAGAAGTTTGAGTACGCAGTCGGCCACTGGCTTCAGAAGACGGCCGAACACGTCTTTGGATGTGTGCTCTGCAGTCCCGGCTGCTTCAGTTTGTTCAGAGGGTCGGCGCTTATGGACGACAACGTGATCAAGCGCTACACCACCAAGGCCACCGAGGCGGCCCACTACGTGCAGTACGATCAGG GTGAGGACCGCTGGCTGTGCACCCTGCTGCTGCAGCAAGGCTGGCGAGTGGAGTACAACGCCGCCTCAGACGCCTACACCAACTCCCCCCAGGAGTTTAAAGAGTTCTACAACCAGAGACGCCGCTGGGGGCCTTCGACGCTGGCCAACACCCTGGACATTCTGAACATGGGCAGGCAAATCGCCAGGAGGAACCCGTCCATATCGAGGCCATACATCGTCTATCAGATCATTTTAATGGCTTCGTCCATCCTGTCACCAGCCTCCATTTGCCTGATGATCGCAG GCGCTTTTCGATACGTGTTTGAAGTGGAGCCAAATGGATCACTTTGCTTGGCTGTTCTCCCGGCTGTGCTGTATATTGTCGTCTGCTACACCACGAAAGCAGAAATCCAAATAATGGTGGCCGCCGTCCTCAGCGTCCTCTATACATTTCTAATGTTGGCCACAATTATCTCTATCGTCG gagacATTATAAGTGAGCAGACCTTTTTCACTCCCACTGgcatctttttattttccatgacCATGATGTACACAGTGACGGCCATGCTGCATCCGCAGGAGTTTTACATTCTAATTTACGGCCTCCTCTACTTAATCACCGTCCCGAGTGCTTATCTGCTCTTGAACATATACGCCATGGTGAACATGAACAACGTCTCATGGGGGACCAGAGAAAAACAAACTCCCGACATAAGCAAACCAAGCAGCACCTCCAGCAAGAGAGACCAGGACACCAACATGTGGGGCTTTTCCTGCTGTAGCTTTGGGTTTCATGTCAGCAGGAATTCAAAGGTGTCAGACACTTCGGAGACTCAGCAGCTGATTGAAGTTAAAAG TGCTGAGCCAGCAGAAGACCTCATGGAAATGACAGACGACGAAGAAT GTTGGATGCATCAGCTTCAGGATTGCTCAGATCAAGTTGAATTTGATGAGGTGTTCCTTGACCAG GATGAGACGCTCTTCTGGAAGGGCCTTATAAAGCAGTACCTGTTACCAGTGATGGAGGACGAGAAGACGAAGCAGGACATCATGAAGGACCTGAGATCCCTCAGAAATAAG GCAAATCTTGCTTATTTCCTCATCAACTCTCTCTGGATCGTGGCCATGTTCTTCCTACAGATAGTTGGAAATGCAGTTAGCATACAAATTCCAAAAGTTTACTTTAACGGAAGCCTGGCTGCAGACACCATCCCTGTGGACCCTGTTGGACTTGTCCTCCTCCTGTCTTTTGCTGGACTCCTGGTTACCCAGTTTATTGCAATGGTCTACCACAG GCTGTACACATTTATTCACCTCATAGCGTTTATTGGAACCGAATCGTCCGGCCCTAAAGAAGAACACAAATTGTCGAAAATCAACTTTTATGACCCCGACAAG ctTGACTTTTAG
- the LOC120516854 gene encoding chitin synthase chs-2-like isoform X1, giving the protein MEKSEDKNDMEELRKKWDPFLLKPVIDEEEKPTKFLHFLNYLVSTVVGLLVFVFGFFSKASLLLMITVTGSNSSTVLNKPFCRLILGCMLVVPNVLTFMKSLWKAIFKTSEMPSRPAIAFVCLVDVLVAGGTAVLIVITMPHFDILNNTMILSGVCILPAAFQVAHQCLPFGFKLWTFIASLLSVFLVLVGYIFFFIHSINSPSPGIMVYTGIAIACTLLVSLNWWENFTAMLPSKHLKSIHGSLQKSRNMTYLLSSCVRIVVTGAVVGGYTYATEDGRFFTVPYRLDITISLFIIQVASSAFCRWFSVIASKMHFFRRCFAFPMVLMSPAVLAFFIMIFSDRYNHFQQDIGCPNCSLSLYCQQSSSYIGHGVKQAGELFRDISNNLCSKTGMADQQQVPLVLIGVSSLSFWAGLVLSTVYVWFTKLQRIERTSKLFVRRLYEAAFIDQSMLLNVRLCQTQSEETSSTSESREHVTIYLCATMWHETFDEMLKILTSLFRLDKYQPKQQSRRNKMSFEAHIVFDDAFEGKQRKLNRYAVNLVEVIQEVYRIFMEEESSIFSQDYKMPRQKMVRTPYGGRLCYSLPKGNDLYVHFKDTSKIRQKKRWSQIMYMYYLLGWKLTKKYFDNIENGDLKTLEERLLVSVSLPRTLSCHLPATTPLHLPCVFQQKEKHNTYVLALDGDTDFQPSALMLLVDRLRMYPQVGAACGRIHPTGIGPMVWYQKFEYAVGHWLQKTAEHVFGCVLCSPGCFSLFRGSALMDDNVIKRYTTKATEAAHYVQYDQGEDRWLCTLLLQQGWRVEYNAASDAYTNSPQEFKEFYNQRRRWGPSTLANTLDILNMGRQIARRNPSISRPYIVYQIILMASSILSPASICLMIAGAFRYVFEVEPNGSLCLAVLPAVLYIVVCYTTKAEIQIMVAAVLSVLYTFLMLATIISIVGDIISEQTFFTPTGIFLFSMTMMYTVTAMLHPQEFYILIYGLLYLITVPSAYLLLNIYAMVNMNNVSWGTREKQTPDISKPSSTSSKRDQDTNMWGFSCCSFGFHVSRNSKVSDTSETQQLIEVKSAEPAEDLMEMTDDEECWMHQLQDCSDQVEFDEVFLDQDETLFWKGLIKQYLLPVMEDEKTKQDIMKDLRSLRNKANLAYFLINSLWIVAMFFLQIVGNAVSIQIPKVYFNGSLAADTIPVDPVGLVLLLSFAGLLVTQFIAMVYHRLYTFIHLIAFIGTESSGPKEEHKLSKINFYDPDKLDF; this is encoded by the exons AAAAAAGTGGGACCCTTTCCTCCTTAAGCCAGTCATCGACGAGGAAGAGAAACCCACAAAGTTCCTCCACTTCTTGAACTACTTGGTGTCCACGGTGGTCGGGCTGCTGGTTTTCGTCTTTGGCTTCTTTAGTAAG GCTTCGCTCCTGCTCATGATCACAGTGACCGGCAGCAACTCCAGCACGGTGCTCAACAAGCCCTTCTGCAGGCTCATCCTCGGCTGCATGCTGGTTGTCCCCAACGTCCTGACATTTATGAAGAGTCTGTGGAAAGCCATCTTCAAAACCTCGGAGATGCCCTCCAGGCCTGCCATCGCTTTC GTGTGCCTGGTCGACGTGCTTGTCGCCGGTGGGACGGCAGTTCTCATCGTGATCACCATGCCTCACTTCGACATCCTTAACAACACGATGATACTGAGTGGCGTCTGCATTCTGCCCGCGGCTTTCCAAGTGGCCCATCAGTGTCTGCCCTTCGGCTTTAAGCTGTGGACCTTCATAGCCTCCCTGCTGTCCGTGTTCCTCGTACTCGTCGGGTACATCTTTTTCTTTATACATTCCATAAACAGCCCAAGTCCTGGCATTATGGTGTACACGGGCATTGCCATCGCCTGCACTTTACTGGTTTCCCTGAACTGGTGGGAGAATTTCACCGCAATGCTGCCCAGCAAACACCTGAAAAGCATTCATGGAAGCCTCcagaagtccagaaacatgaCATACCTGCTGTCGAGCTGCGTGCGCATCGTAGTGACTGGCGCCGTGGTGGGTGGCTACACCTATGCCACAGAGGACGGTCGGTTCTTCACCGTGCCTTACAGACTGGACATCACCATCAGCCTGTTCATCATTCAGGTGGCCTCCTCGGCGTTCTGCCGGTGGTTTTCGGTGATCGCCTCCAAAATGCACTTCTTCAGGCGCTGCTTTGCCTTCCCCATGGTCCTCATGAGCCCGGCGGTCTTGGCCTTCTTCATCATGATCTTCAGTGACCGCTACAATCACTTCCAGCAGGACATTGGCTGCCCCAACTGCTCCCTCAGCCTGTACTGCCAGCAGTCATCGTCTTACATTGGGCACGGCGTGAAGCAAGCGGGCGAGCTCTTCAGGGACATCAGCAACAATTTGTGCAGTAAAACAGGCATGGCAGACCAGCAGCAGGTACCCCTGGTCCTTATTGGAGTGTCGTCTTTGAGCTTCTGGGCAGGACTGGTACTCTCCACCGTATACGTCTGGTTTACCAAGTTACAGAGGATCGAGAGGACGTCAAAGCTGTTTGTGAGACGTCTGTACGAGGCGGCGTTCATCGACCAGTCCATGCTGCTGAACGTGCGGCTTTGCCAGACACAATCGGAGGAGACCTCATCTACCAGTGAAAGCAG GGAACACGTCACGATCTACCTGTGTGCGACGATGTGGCAcgagaccttcgatgaaatgctgAAGATTCTGACCTCTTTGTTCAG GCTTGACAAATATCAGCCAAAGCAACAGTCGAGGCGCAACAAGATGAGTTTCGAGGCCCACATTGTCTTTGATGACGCCTTTGAAGGAAAGCAGCGGAAACTGAACAGATACGCAGTCAACCTGGTGGAAGTCATTCAAGAAGTGTACCG AATTTTTATGGAGGAGGAGAGCTCCATCTTCAGTCAAGACTACAAAATGCCACGCCAGAAGATGGTGAGGACGCCTTACGGGGGTCGCCTGTGCTACTCGCTGCCCAAGGGTAACGACCTCTACGTCCACTTTAAGGACACCAGCAAGATCCGGCAGAAGAAGCGCTGGTCACAG ATCATGTACATGTATTACCTCCTCGGGTGGAAGCTCACCAAAAAGTATTTTGACAACATAGAAAATGGCGACTTGAAAACCTTGGAGGAGCGACTCCTGGTAAGTGTTTCTCTCCCTCGTACTCTTTCATGCCACCTTCCCGCCACCACACCTTTACACCTCCCATGTGTTTtccaacagaaagaaaaacacaacacGTATGTCCTGGCCTTGGATGGGGACACGGACTTCCAGCCGTCTGCCCTGATGCTGTTGGTCGATCGTCTTCGGATGTACCCACAAGTGGGTGCCGCCTGTGGACGGATTCACCCGACAGGGATAG GACCCATGGTGTGGTACCAGAAGTTTGAGTACGCAGTCGGCCACTGGCTTCAGAAGACGGCCGAACACGTCTTTGGATGTGTGCTCTGCAGTCCCGGCTGCTTCAGTTTGTTCAGAGGGTCGGCGCTTATGGACGACAACGTGATCAAGCGCTACACCACCAAGGCCACCGAGGCGGCCCACTACGTGCAGTACGATCAGG GTGAGGACCGCTGGCTGTGCACCCTGCTGCTGCAGCAAGGCTGGCGAGTGGAGTACAACGCCGCCTCAGACGCCTACACCAACTCCCCCCAGGAGTTTAAAGAGTTCTACAACCAGAGACGCCGCTGGGGGCCTTCGACGCTGGCCAACACCCTGGACATTCTGAACATGGGCAGGCAAATCGCCAGGAGGAACCCGTCCATATCGAGGCCATACATCGTCTATCAGATCATTTTAATGGCTTCGTCCATCCTGTCACCAGCCTCCATTTGCCTGATGATCGCAG GCGCTTTTCGATACGTGTTTGAAGTGGAGCCAAATGGATCACTTTGCTTGGCTGTTCTCCCGGCTGTGCTGTATATTGTCGTCTGCTACACCACGAAAGCAGAAATCCAAATAATGGTGGCCGCCGTCCTCAGCGTCCTCTATACATTTCTAATGTTGGCCACAATTATCTCTATCGTCG gagacATTATAAGTGAGCAGACCTTTTTCACTCCCACTGgcatctttttattttccatgacCATGATGTACACAGTGACGGCCATGCTGCATCCGCAGGAGTTTTACATTCTAATTTACGGCCTCCTCTACTTAATCACCGTCCCGAGTGCTTATCTGCTCTTGAACATATACGCCATGGTGAACATGAACAACGTCTCATGGGGGACCAGAGAAAAACAAACTCCCGACATAAGCAAACCAAGCAGCACCTCCAGCAAGAGAGACCAGGACACCAACATGTGGGGCTTTTCCTGCTGTAGCTTTGGGTTTCATGTCAGCAGGAATTCAAAGGTGTCAGACACTTCGGAGACTCAGCAGCTGATTGAAGTTAAAAG TGCTGAGCCAGCAGAAGACCTCATGGAAATGACAGACGACGAAGAAT GTTGGATGCATCAGCTTCAGGATTGCTCAGATCAAGTTGAATTTGATGAGGTGTTCCTTGACCAG GATGAGACGCTCTTCTGGAAGGGCCTTATAAAGCAGTACCTGTTACCAGTGATGGAGGACGAGAAGACGAAGCAGGACATCATGAAGGACCTGAGATCCCTCAGAAATAAG GCAAATCTTGCTTATTTCCTCATCAACTCTCTCTGGATCGTGGCCATGTTCTTCCTACAGATAGTTGGAAATGCAGTTAGCATACAAATTCCAAAAGTTTACTTTAACGGAAGCCTGGCTGCAGACACCATCCCTGTGGACCCTGTTGGACTTGTCCTCCTCCTGTCTTTTGCTGGACTCCTGGTTACCCAGTTTATTGCAATGGTCTACCACAG GCTGTACACATTTATTCACCTCATAGCGTTTATTGGAACCGAATCGTCCGGCCCTAAAGAAGAACACAAATTGTCGAAAATCAACTTTTATGACCCCGACAAG ctTGACTTTTAG
- the LOC120516854 gene encoding chitin synthase chs-2-like isoform X3, whose amino-acid sequence MEKSEDKNDMEELRKKWDPFLLKPVIDEEEKPTKFLHFLNYLVSTVVGLLVFVFGFFSKASLLLMITVTGSNSSTVLNKPFCRLILGCMLVVPNVLTFMKSLWKAIFKTSEMPSRPAIAFVCLVDVLVAGGTAVLIVITMPHFDILNNTMILSGVCILPAAFQVAHQCLPFGFKLWTFIASLLSVFLVLVGYIFFFIHSINSPSPGIMVYTGIAIACTLLVSLNWWENFTAMLPSKHLKSIHGSLQKSRNMTYLLSSCVRIVVTGAVVGGYTYATEDGRFFTVPYRLDITISLFIIQVASSAFCRWFSVIASKMHFFRRCFAFPMVLMSPAVLAFFIMIFSDRYNHFQQDIGCPNCSLSLYCQQSSSYIGHGVKQAGELFRDISNNLCSKTGMADQQQVPLVLIGVSSLSFWAGLVLSTVYVWFTKLQRIERTSKLFVRRLYEAAFIDQSMLLNVRLCQTQSEETSSTSESREHVTIYLCATMWHETFDEMLKILTSLFRIFMEEESSIFSQDYKMPRQKMVRTPYGGRLCYSLPKGNDLYVHFKDTSKIRQKKRWSQIMYMYYLLGWKLTKKYFDNIENGDLKTLEERLLVSVSLPRTLSCHLPATTPLHLPCVFQQKEKHNTYVLALDGDTDFQPSALMLLVDRLRMYPQVGAACGRIHPTGIGPMVWYQKFEYAVGHWLQKTAEHVFGCVLCSPGCFSLFRGSALMDDNVIKRYTTKATEAAHYVQYDQGEDRWLCTLLLQQGWRVEYNAASDAYTNSPQEFKEFYNQRRRWGPSTLANTLDILNMGRQIARRNPSISRPYIVYQIILMASSILSPASICLMIAGAFRYVFEVEPNGSLCLAVLPAVLYIVVCYTTKAEIQIMVAAVLSVLYTFLMLATIISIVGDIISEQTFFTPTGIFLFSMTMMYTVTAMLHPQEFYILIYGLLYLITVPSAYLLLNIYAMVNMNNVSWGTREKQTPDISKPSSTSSKRDQDTNMWGFSCCSFGFHVSRNSKVSDTSETQQLIEVKSAEPAEDLMEMTDDEECWMHQLQDCSDQVEFDEVFLDQDETLFWKGLIKQYLLPVMEDEKTKQDIMKDLRSLRNKANLAYFLINSLWIVAMFFLQIVGNAVSIQIPKVYFNGSLAADTIPVDPVGLVLLLSFAGLLVTQFIAMVYHRLYTFIHLIAFIGTESSGPKEEHKLSKINFYDPDKLDF is encoded by the exons AAAAAAGTGGGACCCTTTCCTCCTTAAGCCAGTCATCGACGAGGAAGAGAAACCCACAAAGTTCCTCCACTTCTTGAACTACTTGGTGTCCACGGTGGTCGGGCTGCTGGTTTTCGTCTTTGGCTTCTTTAGTAAG GCTTCGCTCCTGCTCATGATCACAGTGACCGGCAGCAACTCCAGCACGGTGCTCAACAAGCCCTTCTGCAGGCTCATCCTCGGCTGCATGCTGGTTGTCCCCAACGTCCTGACATTTATGAAGAGTCTGTGGAAAGCCATCTTCAAAACCTCGGAGATGCCCTCCAGGCCTGCCATCGCTTTC GTGTGCCTGGTCGACGTGCTTGTCGCCGGTGGGACGGCAGTTCTCATCGTGATCACCATGCCTCACTTCGACATCCTTAACAACACGATGATACTGAGTGGCGTCTGCATTCTGCCCGCGGCTTTCCAAGTGGCCCATCAGTGTCTGCCCTTCGGCTTTAAGCTGTGGACCTTCATAGCCTCCCTGCTGTCCGTGTTCCTCGTACTCGTCGGGTACATCTTTTTCTTTATACATTCCATAAACAGCCCAAGTCCTGGCATTATGGTGTACACGGGCATTGCCATCGCCTGCACTTTACTGGTTTCCCTGAACTGGTGGGAGAATTTCACCGCAATGCTGCCCAGCAAACACCTGAAAAGCATTCATGGAAGCCTCcagaagtccagaaacatgaCATACCTGCTGTCGAGCTGCGTGCGCATCGTAGTGACTGGCGCCGTGGTGGGTGGCTACACCTATGCCACAGAGGACGGTCGGTTCTTCACCGTGCCTTACAGACTGGACATCACCATCAGCCTGTTCATCATTCAGGTGGCCTCCTCGGCGTTCTGCCGGTGGTTTTCGGTGATCGCCTCCAAAATGCACTTCTTCAGGCGCTGCTTTGCCTTCCCCATGGTCCTCATGAGCCCGGCGGTCTTGGCCTTCTTCATCATGATCTTCAGTGACCGCTACAATCACTTCCAGCAGGACATTGGCTGCCCCAACTGCTCCCTCAGCCTGTACTGCCAGCAGTCATCGTCTTACATTGGGCACGGCGTGAAGCAAGCGGGCGAGCTCTTCAGGGACATCAGCAACAATTTGTGCAGTAAAACAGGCATGGCAGACCAGCAGCAGGTACCCCTGGTCCTTATTGGAGTGTCGTCTTTGAGCTTCTGGGCAGGACTGGTACTCTCCACCGTATACGTCTGGTTTACCAAGTTACAGAGGATCGAGAGGACGTCAAAGCTGTTTGTGAGACGTCTGTACGAGGCGGCGTTCATCGACCAGTCCATGCTGCTGAACGTGCGGCTTTGCCAGACACAATCGGAGGAGACCTCATCTACCAGTGAAAGCAG GGAACACGTCACGATCTACCTGTGTGCGACGATGTGGCAcgagaccttcgatgaaatgctgAAGATTCTGACCTCTTTGTTCAG AATTTTTATGGAGGAGGAGAGCTCCATCTTCAGTCAAGACTACAAAATGCCACGCCAGAAGATGGTGAGGACGCCTTACGGGGGTCGCCTGTGCTACTCGCTGCCCAAGGGTAACGACCTCTACGTCCACTTTAAGGACACCAGCAAGATCCGGCAGAAGAAGCGCTGGTCACAG ATCATGTACATGTATTACCTCCTCGGGTGGAAGCTCACCAAAAAGTATTTTGACAACATAGAAAATGGCGACTTGAAAACCTTGGAGGAGCGACTCCTGGTAAGTGTTTCTCTCCCTCGTACTCTTTCATGCCACCTTCCCGCCACCACACCTTTACACCTCCCATGTGTTTtccaacagaaagaaaaacacaacacGTATGTCCTGGCCTTGGATGGGGACACGGACTTCCAGCCGTCTGCCCTGATGCTGTTGGTCGATCGTCTTCGGATGTACCCACAAGTGGGTGCCGCCTGTGGACGGATTCACCCGACAGGGATAG GACCCATGGTGTGGTACCAGAAGTTTGAGTACGCAGTCGGCCACTGGCTTCAGAAGACGGCCGAACACGTCTTTGGATGTGTGCTCTGCAGTCCCGGCTGCTTCAGTTTGTTCAGAGGGTCGGCGCTTATGGACGACAACGTGATCAAGCGCTACACCACCAAGGCCACCGAGGCGGCCCACTACGTGCAGTACGATCAGG GTGAGGACCGCTGGCTGTGCACCCTGCTGCTGCAGCAAGGCTGGCGAGTGGAGTACAACGCCGCCTCAGACGCCTACACCAACTCCCCCCAGGAGTTTAAAGAGTTCTACAACCAGAGACGCCGCTGGGGGCCTTCGACGCTGGCCAACACCCTGGACATTCTGAACATGGGCAGGCAAATCGCCAGGAGGAACCCGTCCATATCGAGGCCATACATCGTCTATCAGATCATTTTAATGGCTTCGTCCATCCTGTCACCAGCCTCCATTTGCCTGATGATCGCAG GCGCTTTTCGATACGTGTTTGAAGTGGAGCCAAATGGATCACTTTGCTTGGCTGTTCTCCCGGCTGTGCTGTATATTGTCGTCTGCTACACCACGAAAGCAGAAATCCAAATAATGGTGGCCGCCGTCCTCAGCGTCCTCTATACATTTCTAATGTTGGCCACAATTATCTCTATCGTCG gagacATTATAAGTGAGCAGACCTTTTTCACTCCCACTGgcatctttttattttccatgacCATGATGTACACAGTGACGGCCATGCTGCATCCGCAGGAGTTTTACATTCTAATTTACGGCCTCCTCTACTTAATCACCGTCCCGAGTGCTTATCTGCTCTTGAACATATACGCCATGGTGAACATGAACAACGTCTCATGGGGGACCAGAGAAAAACAAACTCCCGACATAAGCAAACCAAGCAGCACCTCCAGCAAGAGAGACCAGGACACCAACATGTGGGGCTTTTCCTGCTGTAGCTTTGGGTTTCATGTCAGCAGGAATTCAAAGGTGTCAGACACTTCGGAGACTCAGCAGCTGATTGAAGTTAAAAG TGCTGAGCCAGCAGAAGACCTCATGGAAATGACAGACGACGAAGAAT GTTGGATGCATCAGCTTCAGGATTGCTCAGATCAAGTTGAATTTGATGAGGTGTTCCTTGACCAG GATGAGACGCTCTTCTGGAAGGGCCTTATAAAGCAGTACCTGTTACCAGTGATGGAGGACGAGAAGACGAAGCAGGACATCATGAAGGACCTGAGATCCCTCAGAAATAAG GCAAATCTTGCTTATTTCCTCATCAACTCTCTCTGGATCGTGGCCATGTTCTTCCTACAGATAGTTGGAAATGCAGTTAGCATACAAATTCCAAAAGTTTACTTTAACGGAAGCCTGGCTGCAGACACCATCCCTGTGGACCCTGTTGGACTTGTCCTCCTCCTGTCTTTTGCTGGACTCCTGGTTACCCAGTTTATTGCAATGGTCTACCACAG GCTGTACACATTTATTCACCTCATAGCGTTTATTGGAACCGAATCGTCCGGCCCTAAAGAAGAACACAAATTGTCGAAAATCAACTTTTATGACCCCGACAAG ctTGACTTTTAG